Proteins encoded in a region of the Mycolicibacterium duvalii genome:
- the cynS gene encoding cyanase, with protein sequence MTPIMAKSEAAELIVAARIRKKLTWAEIASELDAPLVWCVAALLGQHPMPATQAEQVCALLDLDESVAESLQRQPARGIDPALMSDPTIYRFHEALSVYGPAIKELIHEEFGDGIMSAINFNVDIARREHPDGDRVVVTLDGKFLDYRW encoded by the coding sequence ATGACACCGATCATGGCGAAGTCCGAGGCCGCCGAGCTGATCGTCGCGGCCCGGATCCGCAAGAAGCTGACGTGGGCCGAGATCGCGAGCGAACTCGACGCGCCGCTGGTGTGGTGTGTGGCCGCGCTGCTCGGGCAGCATCCGATGCCGGCGACACAGGCCGAACAGGTCTGCGCGCTGCTCGACCTCGACGAGTCGGTGGCAGAGAGCCTGCAACGGCAACCGGCCCGGGGCATCGACCCGGCACTGATGTCCGACCCCACGATCTACCGGTTCCACGAGGCGCTGTCGGTGTACGGCCCGGCGATCAAGGAGCTCATCCACGAGGAGTTCGGCGACGGCATCATGAGCGCGATCAACTTCAACGTCGACATCGCGCGCCGGGAGCATCCCGACGGTGACCGGGTGGTGGTCACCCTGGACGGGAAGTTCCTCGATTACCGCTGGTGA
- a CDS encoding sigma-70 family RNA polymerase sigma factor has protein sequence MISTAEFEQARPTLLSVAYRIVGAAQDAEDAVQTAWLRTQAAHTAAIDNPSAWLTTVVSRVCLDQLRERRRRDALGRQLTDGIDTAIAAADEAMLRREDVSRALLMLMRELTPPQRVAYVLHDLFSLPFDTVAAVLDITPAAAKKHASRARARLSPPAPGGPQHRDDRQHREIVDAFLHAARGGDIARMTTLLAPDCVRRADPALLPRGAATTVRGAAAVAEETRSFVDRIRVSAPMRVDGHPVDVIAPGGHPWALIDIATTGGVITEINLRPVRPADRFYAL, from the coding sequence GTGATCTCCACAGCCGAATTCGAACAAGCGCGGCCGACGCTGCTCTCGGTCGCCTACCGGATCGTCGGGGCGGCGCAGGACGCTGAAGACGCGGTACAGACGGCATGGCTGCGCACGCAGGCTGCGCACACTGCGGCCATCGACAACCCGTCGGCGTGGCTGACAACGGTGGTCAGCCGGGTCTGCCTGGACCAGCTCCGGGAGCGGAGGCGCCGAGATGCCCTTGGCCGCCAACTCACCGACGGCATCGACACAGCGATCGCCGCCGCCGACGAGGCGATGCTGCGCCGTGAGGACGTGTCGAGGGCGCTGCTGATGCTGATGCGTGAGCTGACCCCGCCGCAGCGGGTGGCCTACGTGCTGCACGACCTCTTCTCGCTACCGTTCGACACGGTGGCCGCGGTACTGGACATCACACCGGCCGCCGCGAAGAAACACGCGAGCCGGGCGCGCGCCCGGCTCTCCCCGCCTGCGCCGGGCGGCCCGCAGCATCGCGACGACCGTCAGCACCGCGAGATCGTCGACGCCTTCCTGCACGCCGCCCGGGGCGGCGACATCGCCCGCATGACGACGCTGTTGGCGCCGGATTGCGTGCGCCGCGCCGACCCGGCACTCTTGCCGCGCGGCGCCGCCACCACCGTCCGCGGCGCCGCGGCGGTCGCCGAGGAGACCCGATCCTTCGTCGACCGGATCCGCGTCAGCGCCCCGATGCGTGTCGACGGACACCCTGTCGATGTCATCGCACCCGGCGGACACCCGTGGGCCCTCATCGACATCGCCACCACCGGTGGCGTCATCACGGAGATCAACCTGCGGCCGGTGCGTCCGGCCGACCGGTTCTACGCACTGTGA
- a CDS encoding DoxX family protein, giving the protein MSVLATATVACAAANAAVAVADWRRAQFVVANSSEVGVASTMIPYLGALKMAGAVGLIAGLTVSPWLGLAAAVGLVLFFVGAVAVHVRTAVWHNIAFPLGYLGLAVAAAAYFAAVVG; this is encoded by the coding sequence ATGTCTGTCCTGGCGACGGCGACGGTGGCATGCGCGGCGGCCAACGCCGCCGTGGCAGTGGCGGATTGGCGCAGGGCGCAGTTCGTGGTGGCCAATTCGTCGGAAGTCGGAGTCGCGTCGACGATGATCCCGTATCTGGGGGCGCTGAAGATGGCCGGCGCCGTCGGGCTCATCGCCGGTCTGACCGTCTCGCCCTGGCTGGGCCTGGCAGCTGCTGTGGGTCTGGTGTTGTTCTTCGTCGGCGCTGTCGCGGTGCACGTACGCACCGCGGTCTGGCACAACATCGCATTTCCGTTGGGCTATCTGGGCCTTGCGGTCGCTGCCGCCGCGTACTTCGCGGCCGTCGTCGGGTAG
- a CDS encoding DUF732 domain-containing protein gives MRARHAVSSIIVAATASVPVLLGMHTAHATDPDTEFVALLSTLGVNFASEEQAVEMGNNICGIVAEGAANGVDPARVQLDLVQSLQGDGLDAAQAAALMQGAVRAYCPGYQAVVGG, from the coding sequence ATGCGCGCTCGTCACGCGGTTTCGTCGATCATCGTCGCGGCTACCGCTTCGGTCCCGGTCCTGCTCGGCATGCACACCGCCCACGCGACCGACCCCGATACCGAGTTCGTGGCCTTGCTGAGCACACTGGGCGTGAACTTCGCCTCCGAAGAGCAGGCTGTCGAGATGGGCAACAACATCTGCGGCATCGTCGCCGAGGGCGCGGCCAACGGCGTCGACCCGGCCCGGGTGCAGCTGGACCTGGTGCAGTCGTTGCAGGGCGACGGCCTCGACGCGGCTCAGGCCGCAGCCCTGATGCAGGGTGCGGTCAGGGCCTACTGCCCGGGCTATCAAGCCGTCGTCGGCGGCTGA
- a CDS encoding STAS domain-containing protein, translating to MQQFTEREVDGVIVVAAMGAVDMLTAPQLQDVITAAAQRKPSGLIVDMTEVDFLGSAGMQVLMASRNKLDPQTRFAVVADGPATSRPLKITGIADYIEMFSALDVALTNFSS from the coding sequence GTGCAGCAATTCACAGAACGCGAGGTCGACGGCGTGATCGTCGTCGCAGCCATGGGTGCTGTCGACATGCTGACCGCGCCGCAGTTGCAGGACGTCATCACCGCCGCCGCGCAGCGCAAGCCGTCAGGCCTGATCGTCGACATGACCGAGGTCGACTTCCTGGGCTCCGCCGGGATGCAGGTGCTGATGGCCAGCCGCAACAAGCTCGACCCCCAGACCAGGTTCGCCGTGGTCGCCGACGGTCCCGCCACAAGCCGCCCGCTGAAGATCACCGGCATCGCCGACTACATCGAGATGTTCTCCGCGCTCGACGTGGCGCTGACCAACTTCTCGTCCTGA
- the mbp1 gene encoding microaggregate-binding protein 1 gives MGDNNSGPEEAVKGVVEGAKGKAKEVIGVVTGRDDLQREGEAQQDKADAQREAAKKEAEAESARASAKANEERQKAEQ, from the coding sequence GTGGGTGACAACAACTCGGGTCCAGAAGAAGCCGTCAAGGGCGTCGTCGAAGGCGCCAAGGGTAAGGCCAAAGAGGTGATCGGCGTCGTCACCGGCCGCGACGATCTGCAGCGCGAAGGCGAGGCGCAGCAGGACAAGGCCGACGCGCAGCGCGAAGCCGCGAAGAAGGAAGCCGAAGCCGAAAGCGCACGAGCGTCAGCGAAGGCCAATGAGGAACGTCAGAAAGCCGAACAGTAA